One genomic segment of Calditrichota bacterium includes these proteins:
- a CDS encoding T9SS type A sorting domain-containing protein: MNSGRQVTANFKHWPQITIATNPTGLQITVDGTSATAPQIFTWQPGTSHTIEAVAEQNDGTTKKYVWTAWSDGGTRNHTIQTPQTDATFTATYKTQFYVQTQASPTAGGTVSPASGWYDANTQLSFKATPTNGYGFLNWSGSWEGDENPKSVTLNSAIDVTANFSQYRQITLHTNPEGLKIKADGNESTAPVTVNWLIGTTHSVDVNSPQNGGSGVRYVWQNWSDGGAQSHSVHVTSTLSTLTANFSKEYYVTVQVSPQDAGTISPSSGWHAENSKVTFTEQANEGYEFLQWSGDASGSQPSVQVVVDGAKTITANYNEWYVVTVRAEKTSATQTVLQIVVDGQTYSSPHTFRAQPNSVHTIEAPEIQSPEGPGRRYQYIDWSDRGARSHQVTISSNNMEFAARYALQFHLSTTVNPESTGTIQTSEEGEWISAWKTVQVEAVAGDGYAFMEWQGDLQGKQNPTSVYMDGPKSIQANFEVAKTLILFKTNPSGLKINVDGAEYQTPVSFNWAVGESHRFEAVTPQVDGDSTRYQFNHWDNHGGQSQTITVGSSSQTFQAYYDTYYNVAATSPQGTVTGAGWYKSGSVATLSVDSLVAVNSQERYLFSGWTGTQVSPNARFIVTVNHPVQERAEFQHQFGITTAVDPSHSGSVEINPSQDWYTEGMDVILHAVADSGYRFLAWDGTISGNQNPISLNVSAPVTATARFQQKILSPVISSFGINRYAVANTDTITLQFTVEDSQTVTPEIQWFRNGVMDTLLADQTHILPSDLNAGDVLYAVFRVSNGTSFSRWHRTPPCPVLPVPPRETRLVHLSGRDTTVVAGDDSSRLLISFKNATQNSGQFTLSEEDTLEKYVTINFLGKSSKFYFNNTLGGYLLINGNLGNYTWSLSFQYSDSQVRQAGIQQEDSLKLGWSDDLGNSWHYLDNAVVDTLNNLIQTSSLTHFSLWALGERPFSQFYPVELSSFAAKVSDEGKVILTWETQTETNNLGFEVQRKAKNSGFFEKVGFVKGAGTSVQPHAYRFEDAPEKPGLFSYRLKQADLNGAVHVSQEINVSVQVPISSVLLRNYPNPFNSSTTIQFSVPKNYENKDATVTIYDIVGKAIISFKFPRIRSGIHEITWDGKDNQHRTVPSGLFFYRLQIGKMRKIQKMILLK; this comes from the coding sequence ATGAATTCAGGAAGGCAGGTAACCGCCAATTTTAAGCACTGGCCGCAGATCACGATTGCTACAAATCCAACCGGATTGCAAATTACCGTGGATGGAACCTCCGCAACGGCCCCCCAGATCTTTACCTGGCAGCCCGGAACATCCCACACAATTGAAGCCGTGGCGGAACAGAACGACGGCACAACGAAGAAGTATGTCTGGACTGCATGGAGTGACGGAGGAACGCGAAATCACACCATTCAAACGCCTCAAACAGATGCCACTTTTACGGCCACGTACAAAACGCAGTTCTATGTTCAAACACAAGCTTCTCCCACGGCTGGGGGAACGGTTTCACCTGCCAGCGGCTGGTACGATGCAAACACACAACTTTCGTTTAAGGCAACACCCACTAACGGATACGGTTTTTTGAATTGGTCAGGCTCCTGGGAGGGAGACGAAAATCCAAAATCGGTGACGCTCAATTCGGCGATTGACGTCACCGCCAATTTTAGTCAATATCGGCAGATTACCCTCCACACCAATCCGGAGGGACTGAAAATCAAAGCCGATGGCAATGAGTCGACCGCCCCAGTAACGGTCAATTGGCTCATTGGAACCACCCATTCAGTTGATGTGAATTCCCCACAAAATGGGGGGAGTGGCGTTCGCTATGTCTGGCAAAATTGGAGTGACGGAGGGGCACAGAGCCACTCCGTTCACGTCACGTCAACATTGAGTACCCTGACAGCAAATTTTTCAAAGGAATATTACGTGACGGTTCAAGTAAGCCCGCAGGACGCAGGAACAATTTCGCCTTCCAGCGGGTGGCATGCTGAGAATTCAAAGGTTACATTTACCGAACAAGCCAATGAAGGCTATGAGTTTCTACAATGGTCGGGTGACGCAAGCGGAAGCCAGCCGTCCGTTCAGGTGGTTGTTGATGGGGCCAAAACGATTACAGCCAATTATAATGAGTGGTACGTGGTAACCGTTCGTGCGGAAAAGACGAGTGCCACGCAGACGGTTTTACAAATTGTTGTGGATGGCCAAACCTATTCGTCTCCACACACATTTCGTGCCCAACCCAATTCCGTTCATACCATTGAAGCACCTGAAATCCAATCTCCCGAGGGACCGGGGCGGCGTTACCAGTATATTGATTGGAGTGATCGGGGAGCCCGCAGCCATCAGGTGACTATTTCTTCTAATAATATGGAATTTGCTGCCCGCTATGCGCTTCAATTCCATTTATCAACGACCGTCAATCCGGAAAGTACCGGTACGATTCAAACAAGTGAGGAGGGGGAATGGATTTCGGCCTGGAAAACGGTGCAGGTCGAAGCTGTGGCCGGGGATGGCTATGCTTTCATGGAATGGCAGGGAGATTTGCAGGGGAAGCAAAATCCGACATCTGTTTACATGGATGGACCCAAGAGCATTCAGGCCAATTTTGAGGTTGCCAAAACGCTAATATTGTTTAAAACCAACCCTTCCGGTTTGAAGATTAACGTGGATGGAGCTGAGTACCAGACGCCGGTTTCCTTTAATTGGGCTGTGGGAGAATCTCATCGTTTTGAAGCCGTTACGCCCCAAGTGGATGGCGACAGCACCCGCTATCAATTTAACCACTGGGACAACCATGGCGGACAAAGTCAGACTATTACAGTCGGTTCAAGTTCCCAAACCTTTCAGGCCTATTACGATACATATTACAACGTGGCGGCCACGTCGCCTCAGGGAACCGTAACCGGCGCCGGATGGTACAAATCGGGTTCTGTGGCCACACTTTCTGTAGATTCACTGGTTGCCGTGAATAGTCAGGAACGCTATCTTTTCTCTGGCTGGACGGGGACTCAGGTTTCACCGAATGCACGTTTCATCGTTACAGTCAATCATCCTGTTCAGGAGCGTGCTGAATTTCAGCATCAATTTGGAATAACAACGGCCGTTGATCCATCCCATTCCGGATCGGTGGAAATTAATCCATCCCAAGACTGGTACACCGAGGGAATGGACGTGATCCTCCATGCTGTGGCCGATTCAGGGTACCGGTTTTTGGCCTGGGACGGAACCATTTCCGGAAATCAAAACCCAATATCCCTGAATGTGAGCGCCCCGGTAACTGCAACAGCCAGGTTCCAGCAAAAGATTCTGTCCCCTGTGATTTCCTCTTTTGGGATTAATCGATATGCCGTGGCAAATACCGACACGATTACCTTGCAGTTTACGGTTGAAGATAGTCAAACGGTTACGCCTGAGATTCAGTGGTTCCGTAACGGCGTGATGGATACACTGCTTGCTGATCAGACACATATTCTGCCTTCCGACCTGAACGCAGGAGATGTACTGTACGCTGTTTTTCGGGTTTCAAATGGAACCTCTTTCAGCCGCTGGCACCGAACCCCGCCTTGTCCCGTGTTGCCGGTTCCCCCCCGGGAAACCAGGCTTGTTCACCTCAGTGGACGGGATACGACCGTAGTTGCCGGTGATGATTCGTCACGGCTGCTGATCAGTTTTAAGAACGCTACACAAAATTCGGGTCAGTTTACACTGAGTGAAGAAGATACGCTTGAAAAATATGTGACAATCAATTTTTTGGGTAAAAGTTCAAAATTCTACTTCAACAATACACTGGGTGGATATTTGCTCATCAATGGAAATCTGGGTAATTACACCTGGTCGTTGTCTTTTCAATATTCTGACAGCCAGGTGCGTCAGGCAGGCATTCAGCAGGAGGATTCTTTGAAGTTAGGCTGGAGTGATGACCTGGGAAACAGCTGGCACTATTTAGATAATGCAGTGGTAGATACACTGAATAATCTCATTCAAACGAGCAGTCTGACACATTTTTCTCTGTGGGCTTTGGGAGAAAGACCATTTTCCCAGTTTTACCCCGTGGAATTGTCCTCTTTTGCGGCAAAGGTTTCTGATGAAGGGAAGGTGATTCTTACCTGGGAAACGCAGACAGAAACCAATAATCTGGGGTTTGAGGTTCAGCGAAAAGCGAAAAATAGCGGGTTTTTTGAAAAGGTCGGTTTTGTGAAAGGTGCCGGAACATCCGTTCAGCCTCATGCCTATCGTTTCGAAGATGCTCCCGAAAAGCCGGGTCTGTTTAGCTACCGCTTGAAACAGGCAGACCTGAATGGTGCGGTTCATGTGTCACAGGAAATCAATGTGTCGGTTCAGGTGCCGATTTCGAGTGTCCTGTTGCGAAATTATCCGAATCCTTTTAACAGCAGCACCACCATTCAATTCTCCGTTCCGAAAAATTATGAAAAT